Below is a genomic region from Euzebya sp..
TGGCCGGGGTCAGGAACTGCACTGACATGGCAGCCAGCGGCGGGGTCCGCCACCCGGTGCGCAGGTCCGCGCCGGAGCGGGCGGAGAAGCCGACCTCCAGGCGGGTGATCGTGGTCACGTGCACCAGACCACGCTGGATGCGGTCAGCCCACGCCTGGGCGTCCGGACTCTCACCGAGGCGCACGAGTGCGGACTTGTCGGCGAGCCATTCGGTCACGACCAGGCAGACCGCATGATGTCGGGATCATCAAGGTCCCTGTGGCGCTCGCTGAACGCGCGGAGGTCATCGACGCTGACGGCTCCGACGGTGACCCGGGCGTCACGGATGAGGGCTCGCCGGAGGTACTCGGTCCGCGAGATCCCCATCCGCTTCGCGCGGGCATCGATGGCGGAGACGACCTCGTCGGGCACGTCCCTGATCAGCACGTCTGACATCCGATGGCCCCCTCGTCGATAGCGCATGATATCGCGTCACGCGCCAGGGTGAAGAAGTCCATCGTCGATCAGGATGGGGTGGACGCACCGGCTGGTGGCTACCCGGTTCCCAGACCTCCGAGAGCGGCTGATCTCAGACGTTGAAGTCCTGATCGTCTGGAGGTTCCGGCACCGACGTGCGGGGCGAGGGCTTGGGCTGCCAGGCGGTGAGCCGGGAGAGCACGGTGTCGTAGAAGTGGGTGATGGCGTGCTCGACGCTGTCGATGAAGCCCTGCTGCTTGGCGGTGCCGCCGGCCTTGCGGCCCGCACCCATCGGGTACCTCTGGATCAGGATGAACTGGGCGGGCTCGCGCTTCTAATCATCGACCAGGCGCGCCGAGTCCTCGCGCGCTTCCGCCAGGGTGGTCATGGGTCCGGACTTGGCACGATGTGCGCGAGATTCGATGCACAGCTGATCGGGCGCGTCCTTGAGCTGGCGAGTGACCCAGCCCACCCGGCCGCGCGCCCCCTTGTCCTCCGCCGCCTTGATCGTGGTCGTGCACGTCAGCTGCCGGGCCTTCAGGTCGGCATGGATCTCGAGATCACCGGTGGTGTTCGGGATACGCAGCGCCGCATCCAGCGTGCCGTGGTCGATGAGGGTCCGACTGAGCGCGTCGGCGCGTGCCTTGGCGTCGCTCCGGTGGCTCGCCGCGAGGACCTGGTGGACGTCGTGCCCGATCTCCGCCCCCATGGTCAGGGCGACGTAGCGGATGAGCTGGTCCCAGCGGCTGCAGACCTCGGCGACATCGCCGCTCTGGCGGGCCAGGGTCCCGTCCCGTGCCGCGCTGCGGACTGCGACCCAGGAGCCGCCCATGTCGTTGAACGACAGCGCGCCCGATGACCGGTGCTCGAGGTAGCGGATGAGCTCCTCGAGGATCCAGCGCTGCTCGACGTCCTCGACGCCGGTGTGCTCCTTGAGCCGGACCGCTGTGGCGATCAGCTGGGTCCAGGAGATGTGGTGCAGCGCGACGGTGGAGTTCGACCGCGGCTGGGCGCCGGGGGTGGGATGGATGCCCGGGGCGGGGGCGATCTCGTTGGAGATGGTCACGACGGCGTTGAAGCGGTTGGCGCGGGCGAGCTTGATGTAGGTCTGGATCTGCTCGGCCTCGAGAGCGTTCGTGCCGGTCTTGACCTCGATCAGCGCGGTCCAGGTGTTCTTGGCGTAGCTGATCTGCACGAGCCCGTCGGGGCGGATCTTGCGGCCGTCGTGGTCGAAGATCACCTCGGTGAAGGTGTCGACCTGGGCACGTGCAGCCCGCGACGCCCCCATGGGACTGAACAGCTCGACGGAGAGCGGTCGGACGACACCGACCACGGCGAGCAACGCCGACGTCGCACGTTCCTCTGCCTCACGGTCCGATCCGATCCCCTTCACCGGGATCAGCCGCGCTCGAGTCCAACCCTCCATGGACATCCCTCCCACCTCGCCGCCGCCACGGATCATGCCAGATGGCATCCATCCCGAGGGGAGCTGATCCGCGCTCGGGACGCGCTGCGGGAGCGGTTGCAGCGCTCCAAGGACGACATCTCTGGTGGACGTCAGCGCATCACCGGCTGTCCAGTGACGATCAGGTTCTCTCCTTCGGTCCGGACCCGGTCCACGAGGAACGGGGAACGGAGGACGTCGCGCACGTCCGGTGTGACGAAGTAGGTGTCGTGGACGAAGCGACCCGTGCCGGTGACCCCGCCGGGGAAGGAACCGGGGATGGCGAGGTGCAAGCCGTCGCAGTCCAAGATCGTCCAGTGACGGACCACGGCCACCGCGGAGCACGTGAACCGGTACGTCGCCGACCACGGCGGCACAGCCTCGAACTCCGCCTCGCCGTCGACCGACGCGGCCTCGACGTGAGGGTGCCAGTCGCTCGGGGTGGTGGCCCCGCGTCGTTGCACCTCGACCATGGCGGTCCACACCTCGCCTGGCGTCGGGACGGGTTCACCGTCACCGATCATCCAGCCGGGGTGGAAGATCTCGATGCTGGCACCCACGATGCCCACAGCCTGGACCACCGGTGCGCAGGCCACGCGACGTCTCCGCCCGCGCCGTAGGAACGCGCAGCCCGACGCGTCACCCAGTCATCGTCACCTCGACCGCTCCGGACGCGTTGAAGACCGCCGTCTCCCCCGTGGGGGCGCAGGCGTCGTCCACGAGGGCCAGGTCCGGGTGGTACCCGCCACCCCCGGACACCACGTCACCCACCGTCACGGTCCTCCCGTCCGACAGCTCCAGCGTCAACGGGTCCGTCCCGACGAGCCCGGTGCCGTGGGGCCACACCACCGGGTAGCGCACGTCGACCTCCTCGTCGTGGAGCACGGCCCCGCACGCCTCGTCGTACTCCACCGTCCCCCGCACCAGCGCGTCGAGGCCAGCCGTGCTCGGTTGGGCGCTCCGCCAGATCTGCACCTCGTCGAGCTCCACGAACTCGAAGCGGCCATCCGCTGCGGCGTCGACGACCGTCCCGCCGCCCGATGGATCAGCGCAGCCTGCGCCGGCGATCGCCAGCGCGACGACGAGACCGATCAGCTGCCGGGGGATGCCCATCACCACCTCCGACGCCCATCGGGGCGCGTCCGTTCCAACTTCGTTGACACAACCTCGCCTCCTCCCCCGTCCAACCCTGCATGGACGTCCCGGCCGGCAGCGAACCCGTCACACGCGTGGCGGTCCTCAGCACCGACGAGCTCGAAGTGCTGGTCGCCGAGGCATCTGCCCGCGCCGCCGAACAGGTGCTCCACGCATCGACGACCCAGCGCGGCTTGAAGGTGTCCGAGGTCGCCGAGCGGCTGTCGTGTGCGGAGTCGACGGTGTACGGGATGATCCAGCGGGGTGAGTTCCCGGTGATCCGGCTCGGCTCGGCCATCCGGGTCCCCGAGTCCGCCCTCGACGACTGGGTCAGGTCTCAGACGGCACCGCTCCACCAGCCCCGCCCTCCTGCGTGAACACCCGGTTCAGCCTGGCCGCGTTCAGCCGGCGCCGCTCGTCCAGCACATGGCCGTAGCGCGACAGCACCAACGCGCCGCCATCCGCATGCCCCAGCAGGTCGGCGACCTCACGCACCGACGCGCCAGCCGCGAGGGCGAAGGTGGCCGCGGAGTGCCGCAGGTCGTGCAGCCGCATTCCCGGCAGGGCGGCCCCCTCACGGACATCGACCCACCACCGTCGAAGGTTCCCCACCTCCACCGCCGTCCCAACCGCGGACGTGACCACCAGCGGCCCCGGTTCGGGGTCGGTCCACACCGGTGCGGTCGCCCGCGCCGCCGCCTGCCGCCCACGATGGGCCACGAGCGCCTCGACCACGACCTCGGGGAGCACGATCATCCGCCGGCTGGCCGCGGACTTCACGTCCGGGAACGTCATCCTCCCCCCGTAGCGGCGCGCCTGGCGACGGATGCGCACCGTCGGGCCGTCGAGGTCCACGTCGGACCACGCCAGACCCAGCGCCTCTCCCACCCGCAGGCCGAGGACGGCCATCAGCACGACCGCGATGCCGAACTGGTCGTCGGCGACCAGGTCCAGCAGGTGACGGGCCCGCTCGGGCGTGGCCACGACCGGCTCACCTCTCCGCTCGGGTAGGGACCGCACGTCCGCGGCGACGTTGGTGACCGGGAACCCCGCGCGGCGGGCGTCGCCGAGCGCGAGGGACAGGACGGCCTTGCTCCGGTTGGCCGTGCCCGGCTTGCGGCCCGCGCGCGTCACCGCGTCCAGCAGCATCTCGACGTGCCGGGGACGCAGGTCGCGCAGCTTCACCTGCCCGATGGTCGGGATGACCCAGGTCCGCGCCCGCTGGGCGTACAGGTCGGCGGTCTGCGGCCGGATCTCCCCGCGCGCGGCTCGGGCCTCCAGCCGCGGCAGCCACGTCTGCTCCAGGTACGCCGCCAACGTCAGGTCCGGCTCGGCCAGTCGCTCGCCGTGCGCCTCCAGCTCGGCCTGCAGCACCTTTAGCTTCCGGCGCGCCTCCGCCCGGGTGTCGGCGACGCGCGTGCGACGACGGCGCTTGCCTGTCGCGGGATCCGGACTGAGATCGATCGTGGCGACCCGGTCGGGCCCCTCCCGGTCCCCAGGCGCAATGGAGGGGGGTTCGAAAGGGGGGCGGAGCCCCCATTGGGGAGAACAGCGCCGCAGGCGCTCGCGAGTTGGAAGGAGCGCGCAGCGCGACTGACCCACGGGCCGGAGGCCCGTCGCGAGCGCCCCCGGCAGGATTCGAACCTGCGACGCACGGTTTAGGAAACCGACGCTCTATCCCCTGAGCTACGGGGGCTCGGCCGCGTGGTGCGGCGGGGTCGACATCGTAGGCGGCGCCGGGGGGTGGGGCCGAGCGAGCCGATGACATCTGCGGACCCGCCACGTCCCAACGGCGTGACCCGACGTACAGGAGCAGCGATGCACGAACCCGATCCCCGCCCCTCCCCCGCCGCGGTAGCGTGCGCCCGTTCGACATCCCACGATGAGGCGGGACGATGACGACCCTGGCGATCGGCACCGAGAAGGGCGCCTACCTGCTCACCGACGACGGCGGGG
It encodes:
- the xerC gene encoding tyrosine recombinase XerC encodes the protein MLQAELEAHGERLAEPDLTLAAYLEQTWLPRLEARAARGEIRPQTADLYAQRARTWVIPTIGQVKLRDLRPRHVEMLLDAVTRAGRKPGTANRSKAVLSLALGDARRAGFPVTNVAADVRSLPERRGEPVVATPERARHLLDLVADDQFGIAVVLMAVLGLRVGEALGLAWSDVDLDGPTVRIRRQARRYGGRMTFPDVKSAASRRMIVLPEVVVEALVAHRGRQAAARATAPVWTDPEPGPLVVTSAVGTAVEVGNLRRWWVDVREGAALPGMRLHDLRHSAATFALAAGASVREVADLLGHADGGALVLSRYGHVLDERRRLNAARLNRVFTQEGGAGGAVPSET
- a CDS encoding helix-turn-helix domain-containing protein, with translation MDVPAGSEPVTRVAVLSTDELEVLVAEASARAAEQVLHASTTQRGLKVSEVAERLSCAESTVYGMIQRGEFPVIRLGSAIRVPESALDDWVRSQTAPLHQPRPPA
- a CDS encoding ribbon-helix-helix protein, CopG family, whose protein sequence is MSDVLIRDVPDEVVSAIDARAKRMGISRTEYLRRALIRDARVTVGAVSVDDLRAFSERHRDLDDPDIMRSAWS